Proteins encoded together in one Coffea arabica cultivar ET-39 chromosome 2c, Coffea Arabica ET-39 HiFi, whole genome shotgun sequence window:
- the LOC140035701 gene encoding uncharacterized protein codes for MSSLVATWQPQSGGLPKRQLNLVLAPMDDVPMKLQSWWMHSFGNSTLAALTRLLPPFICWELWKARNKACFEDVVATSTSLLQQITMQLHTGLVLLLVYPSKRRAIALSWSYPIRPYVKLNIDGSSLGNPGDSGGGGLIRDDSRRFLCGFSSYYRWHTNTHAEASALLEGIQLYLLPGYAHAMVELDSLTLLNVVQGWSKFP; via the exons ATGTCTTCTTTAGTTGCGACATGGCAACCTCAATCTGGGGGATTGCCCAAACGACAGCTCAATCTGGTGCTCGCTCCGATGGATGACGTCCCTATGAAGCTGCAAAGCTGGTGGATGCACTCATTCGGCAACTCCACATTGGCTGCGCTAACCCGCCTATTGCCGCCCTTTATATGCTGGGAGCTATGGAAGGCTCGGAACAAAGCTTGCTTTGAGGACGTAGTGGCCACTAGTACAAGTCTTTTACAGCAAATTACCATGCAGCTTCACACA GGACTCGTTCTGCTTCTGGTGTACCCGAGCAAGCGTAGAGCCATAGCCCTCTCATGGAGCTACCCCATCAGGCCCTATGTGAAACTTAACATTGATGGCTCATCCCTTGGGAACCCAGGCGACTCAGGGGGTGGTGGGCTCATTAGAGACGACTCAAGGCGCTTCCTATGCGGGTTCTCCTCATACTACAGGTGGCACACTAACACACACGCAGAAGCATCGGCTTTACTAGAAGGAATACAGCTCTATTTATTACCAGGTTACGCACATGCCATGGTGGAGCTTGACTCGCTGACGTTGCTAAATGTGGTGCAGGGATGGTCTAAGTTCCCATGA